Below is a window of Candidatus Tumulicola sp. DNA.
GTACGCGTCTTGGCGTACGCTTCGAATTCCGGGTCGACGCCCTGTGGCTGCAGGGCCTGCACAGCCATTGTTACTTGATGTTGCCGATGATCTGGTACAGCGGCAGGAAGACTGAGATGACGATGAAGCCGACGATGAAGCCCATCACCACGATCAACATGGGCTCCAGCAGCGACGTCAGCGACGCCAACATGTACTCGACCTCGGTATCGTAGAAATCGGCGATCTTGGTCAACATGCCGTCGAGGTTACCGGTCTCCTCGCCGACCGACACCATCTGGGTGACGAGCGGCGGGAACATGCCCGACAATTGCAGCGGCACGGCGATCGATTCGCCTTCGCGCACGGACTCGCGCACTTTATTGACCGTCTCAGCCACCACTTCGTTGCCCGAAGCCTTGCCGACGATCTCGAGCGCCTGCATGATCGGCACGCCTGACTGCAGCAGCGCGCCCAACGTGCGGCAGAAGCGCGAGATCGCGACCTTGCGGATCAGTTGACCGAACACGGGCAGCTTGAGCTTGAAAGCGTCGTATTGGCGCTTGCCCTTCTGCGTGGACACGTAGCGGTTGAACACGAAGTACAAGACGATCATGATCACGATCGCCGGGATGAAGACATACGGATTGCGCGCGCCGTTGGTGAAAACGATGAGGATCTTGGTCGGCACAGGCAGCTTCATCTGCATGCCTTCGAAGAGCTGCACGAAGGTCGGCAAGATGAAGATGACGAGGAACAGCACGATGAGGCTCGCCATCACCAAGATGACGGCCGGGTAGGTCATCGCCGACTTGACCTTCTTCTTCAGGTTGAAGTCTTTTTCGAGGAAGGTGGCCAGCCGGTTGAGCACGTCGTCGAGAATACCGCCGAGTTCACCAGCTCGCACCATGTTCGTGAACAGCTGGCTGAAGACTTTCGGGAATTTCGCCAGCGCGTTCGCCAAGGTCGAGCCGCCCTCGACCTCTCGGCGCACTGAGGTGATGACCGGTTTGAGTTGACTGTCCTCGGTCTGCACGCTCAAGACGTCAAGACACCGGACCATCGCGAGGCCCGCGTTGATCATCGTCGCGAACTGACGCGCGAAGACGACCAAGGCTTGCTCGTTGACGCCGCGCAGTTTTCCGAAGATGGCACCGACGTCGCTTTGCAGGACGCCGCCGGATTTCTGCGCGATGCCGGTGACGTAATAGTTCATCTCGCGGAGCTTCGCGCGCAGCATGCGCTCGTTCTCCGCTTCGATGACCCCGTTGACCGACTTGCCGCTGGCGTCTTTGGCCTGATAGGCGAAACTTGGCATTACTTATGCTACCTCAAAGTTTTGCGTTTTGTCCAACCAAGATGATGATGAGCAGTACGAGCAGCCATGCGAGTGATTGCATTGCGTTCCGACCCCCTCTTTTCCGGGGCTAAAGCCCCGGCACTACAACTAGACGCCCTCGATGAGCTTGCGCAGCTCTTCGGGGTGCATCGACGCGGCAAAAGCTTCTTCTGCCGTGACCATGTGTTTGCGTACGAGATCGCGCAGCGACATGTCGAACGTCTGCATGTGCATGCCGCGGCTGGTGACGATCGCGTTGTTGATCTGGTGAACCTTGTTCTCGCGGATCAGGTTGCGGATGGCGGGCGTGGCCACCATCACCTCGGCCGCAGGCACGCGGCCGACGCCCGACGCATGCGGCAACAGCCGCAGGCACACGACCGCCTCGATCACCGAGGCGACTTGTACGCGGATCTGCTGCTGCTGGTGCGCCGGGAAGACGTCGATGATGCGGTCGATGGTCTGCGCCGCGTCAGATGTGTGCAAGGTGGCGAACACCAAGTGACCGGTTTCCGCGATGGTCAGCGTGGTGGAGATCGTCTCCATGTCGCGCATTTCGCCGACCAGCACGACGTCCGGGTCTTCGCGCAGCGCGGCGCGCAGCGCGGTGGGAAACGTGGCCGTGTCCTGTCCGACTTCGCGCTGGTTGACGATCGACATCTTGTGGAAGTGGAGGTACTCGATCGGGTCCTCCATCGTCATGATGTGGCGCGCCATGCTCGAGTTGATGACGTCGATCATGGAGGCGAGCGCGGTCGACTTGCCCGAGCCCGTGGGCCCGGTGACCAGTACGAGACCGTGCGGGCGGGAGACCAGGTCTGCCATCACCGCCGGCAAGTTGAGGGTGGTCAGCGCGGGCACTTGTGACGGGATCGCGCGGAACACCGCGCCGATGACGCCGCGCTGCTTGAACGTGTTGATACGGAAACGGCCAAAGCCTTTGAGGCCGTGCGAGAAGTCGAGCTCGTTGGCCTTCTCGAAGCGTTCCTTTTGCGGATCGGTCAAGATGCTGTAGACGAGCCGCTTGGTGTCGTCCGGCGTGAGTTTCGGGAATTCGGTCGGGGTCAAGCGGCCGTCAATGCGCAAGATCGGCGGTAGCCCGACGCTCATGTGAAGGTCCGATGCGCCGCGCTCGATGGTCACGCGCATCAACTCGTCCATGCGCAGTCCGAGGAGGTCGCTTACATTTGCTGCCACGCTAGATATCTCGCTCTTTCCCGCTCAACTGTCAAGGGTACGTCGCCACGGCATAAGTTGCCAAGGCAAGCCCTGCCTCTTCTTCTTCTATCGGCTATTGCGCCCGTTCTTGTAGGCCTGAGGCTTTAGCCCCGGTCCTCATCGCTATGAACACCGGGACGGCGAATATGACCCCCGTCAAAGAAACGAGCGCCCACGTCGACTGGATTGCCAGCCCCTCGAGGATGTACCGCAGCGGGATGAGCGCTGCGAACCACCAGGCATACACCGCCCAGCGACCGGTCGCCGACACTGCCGGCGCCAGCCACAACAGATACCAAGGATGGACGATCGGCGAAGCCCATATGAAGCCGGTCACAGTTCGCCATAGGTGCGCGAACGACTGATCCTTGACGAAGCGGATCGCGGACCAAGCCGCGACGCAGAGAAAGCCGAACACGAGCAGGAGCTGGATCAAGCGCGGCCACGTGAGCACGCCGACCAGCGGCAAGGCCGGCACGCCGCCGAATACCGGCAAGCCCGCGGTGCCGGCCGCGAAGAACGGCCAAGACAGCAGCCAGCTCGGCGACATCGCGAGCACGTTGATGTTGCCGGACGCGGCATGCAGCGTGCTGTCGCCCAGCCAGAACGGTCTGAAGCACAAGGACGGGATGGCGATCGCGAAGAGCCCGCACAACACACCCGCGACCGCAGACTTGCGCCAGGCGATGGCGATCAGAAACGGCAGGGCGAGAACGGAGACGTACTTGATCGCCACCGACGCGCCCAGGAGCACGCCGGCGAGCAGCGGCAGCTCGTCGACGAGCGCGAATGCCCAGGCCGCCGGCGCCAGCATGAGGATCTCGTTGTGGCCGCCGACCGCCGTTTCGTACAAGACCAGCGGATGGAACGCGAAGAGCGCAGCTCTGCGGCAGCGTTCCTGAGGCGGCTCGCGACGCAAGACGTACAGCAAGGCCGCCAACACGAGTGCAGCCGCGGCGACCGCGAGCGCCCGGTACGACCAGGCTTGCCACCACAGGCTCGCGCCTGCTTCAAGTCGTGCGATCCCGCCCGCCATCAGCGTCCACAGCGGCCCATACGGGTCACCGTACGGCGGATTTTTCGTGTAGCCCGCGATTTGCGCGATGACCTGGTCGCCGGCGGCGACCGGCGCCGCCCCAAGCGCGTACGGATTCAGTCCGTGCAGGCCATACAGCCGCCCGTACATGACGTAGTAGTAGAGATCGCCGGAATGCACCGTTGAAAAGGAAGTGAGGACCGCCGCCACCGCTATAAAGGAAGCGACCACGAGAGCCGGACGGCCTGCCACGCCGAGCGCACGCGCCAATTGCCAACCGGCAAGCGCCAGACAGGCGAGCATGCCCCAAAGCGCTGCGAGCACCGGCCAGCCGGGGTAGGCCGATTGCACGAGGTGGATCGGCAGCGTGAAGGCATACGCCACGTCGTAGCTATGCGAAGGGTCGCGGAAGAACTCACTCGCCACTGCGAGCCGCTGCTCGGCCCAGCCGCCCGCGAGCGCGATGGCGATCATCGCCGCGATCCAGATCCACAGGCGCATCAACGTTTCTCTTCCAAAGCATACACGGTGACGGAATCAGCGCTGAACATCCGCCGGAGCACACCCGCGCGTTCGTCGGCCGCCAGCACACCCCAGTCGATTCCGGTGGGCGTGCGTCGCACGTACGCCGGGTGAGCGTTGACCACCATGTACGTGAAGCCTGCGTCCATAAAGTCTTGATAGCGGCGCTTGGCGGGCGCTTGCCAATCCACGTCCCAGCGCGCTTGATAAAACGGATTCGCCCAAACAGTATTCGACCCGAAGTAGTAATCGCGCACATCGTCGAGCGCGACGATCTTCGCTCCCGGCGCCTTCGCGCCAAGCCATTCGGCCGCGCCGTACGTCTCCAAGCGTGCCCGCAGGTACTGTGCACCGGTCTCGGCGTGTGCGAGGTACGCGAACGCCGGCGCCAGGCTGTTCGAAGCCTCGTTCTCGAGCGCAGCGAACCAATTCGAGGCCACGCCGAAGACGCACAAGCCGAGCAGCACGGCGCAAGCGACGTTGCGCAGCCGGGGCGCCGCGTCCACTGCGCCGGCTGCGGCGATGATCGACATCAGGCTCAAGGCCGGAAGCAGAAAGCGCCACTGTTGCGTCGTGACGAACCACACGGCGGTCAGCGCCATGCCTACGAGCGCGAGCGAGCGCGTGCGCCGCAGCAGCGCGACCGCGGCGATCGCCAAGATGCCGCCCAGACGAAGCGCGTAGCCTGGATCGCCGCAAAACGAGCGCGGATCCGCGACAAGACGCCAGGGCAGCAGGAAGGCATCGCGCAACGACGTGCCGCCGCCGCACCAGTGACGCGTCATCTCCAGATAGCGCTGCCCGAAGGCTTGCAGCTCAGGCGAAGCGCCGAAATTGGCGACGAAGAGGGGGTACAGCGGATCTCCGGCAAGCGCCCACGTGCGCGCGTACCAGCCGGCCGCCATCAGCGCGAATCCGATCCCGAAACCGCCGAGGCGCGCGCGCCACTGCGCGGGCGCTAATGCGACGGCGAAACCCGCTGCGATCGCGCCAGCCGGCAAACCCGGATACTTCGACGCCGCCGCTGCTCCCGCGAGCGCGCCGCAAAGCACGCCGAGAGAAAATCCGGACTTCGCTCGGAACGCTACATTTCTGTCGTCGTTTTTGTCGTCGCTCTTGTCGCCGGCGAACAGCGGCACGGCCAGGGCGGCGACCAGAAACAGCGCGAACGGCACGTCGATGTAAAACGTCGGCGCAAGCCACAGCCACAGCGGACTGGCGGCGAGCAGCGCTGCGGCGATCGGGCCGGAGCCCGGCGCGAGGCGTTGCGCGATAACGCCGCACAGCATCACCAGCGTGATTCCGGCGCCCAACGTCGCGAAAGCTGCTCCGGCGCTTCCCGCGATGGCGTATGCAGGCAGCGCCGCCGCTTCCGAAAGTTGCGGGAAGGCGCTTTGCACCATCTGCTGGTCGAAGCCGAAGGTTCCCCGCTCGAGCGCGCGCGCCACCAGCGGCAAGTGATAGGCGATCGGATCCCACCACACCGCGGGCAGCGCGGCGGCGACAGCCGCAGTCGTAATGGCCGCGCCGACGATCGCGTACGCGCACTTGTCGAGCGCCGTTCCGTCGCGCCAGCTCGCGCCGAGCGCCGCGAACAGGCCGGGCGTCTGAGCCATCATCCTTATATGCGCGGGAGCGCGCGCGAGCGTGAGTATCACCAGCAGCGCGATCGCAGCCAGGCTGCTCGCGAGGTGGGCCAGTCCGAGCAACGCGACCGCCGAACCGATGAGGGCGTAACCCAAAGCCGCCCCGACGAAGCGCGCGTGGCCGCCCTCGACATCGGGAAGCAGCTTGGCGATCGTCCACGAACCAAGGTCGGCGGCGAGCGCCCACAACCACGCTGCGGCGACGACGCCGCACGCGAACCTGATCCCAAAATCTCCCGCGTCCAGCCAATGCATCTAGGCGGGCTCCGAGGCAGCCCGGCGCAGCCGCGCGATCAGCACCGGCCCGAGCAAGAACGCGCAGGTGAACGCCACCTGCAGGGGCAGCGGGAAACGGTTCTGTGCCACCGTCTCGAGCGGGTAGCGCAAGAATACAAGCGCGGCGAACCACCAGGCGTAAGTCGCCCACGCGCCGCCGCCTGCCATCGCCGGTGAAAGCCACAGCACGTACCACGGGTGGATCGCGGGCTGCGTCCAGATGAGCGCCGCGATCGTGCGCCACAGAGCGCCGGCGCGGCCGCGTTGCACATACTCCCAGATCGAGACCAGCGCGATGATCGCGAACACGATCAAGAAACCGTTGCGGATCGGGTTGACGAACTCGACCAGGCCCGCCGCGTAGTAGCGATATTCGACCGTCCACATGGGCGACATCGCAAGCGCAGGCGGACCACCACCCGGCGCCGCGCTCTGCACATGAGCGGCGCTCCAAAACGGCACGAAGCATACGAGGGGCACGGCGAGCGCGAGCAGCGACGCGAGACCTGCGCGCAGCCAACCCGAATGGCGCGCCTTGAGGAAGAAAAACGGCAGCGCCACCAGGGAGGCATACTTTATGGAAATCGATGCACCGAGCAGCAGCCCGGCGTACAGCGGCATCTCCTCGACCAGCGCAAACGCCCAGATGCCGAGGGCGACCATGATGACGTCGTTATGCGCGCCGACTGCCGCTTCATAAACCACGAGTGGATTGAACGCGAACGCGCCGACGCGCGAACACCGTTCGCGCCAGCTCAGACGCCGCAGGATATGCCACAGGCCGCCGGTAGCGGCCAATGCGGCGCCCACGGCGAGGATGCGCTGCGTCCACAACTGCAACCACAGCGTCGCTCCCGATTCGAGCCGTCCGATCAGACCTGCGAGCAGCGTCCAAAGCGGGCCGTATGGATCCGCATACGGCGGGTTGCTGAGCGCGGCGAGGGAAAGCTTGAGCGCGGGGTCCGACGCCAACGACAGCGGCGTGCTCAAGACGTACGGGTTGATGCCATGCACGCCGAAGATGCGCGCGTATGCCGCGTAATAGTATATGTCGGCCGATAGCGTGAGCGGAAGGAACGTCAAAGCCACGAGCAGCGCTGTTTGGATCCCGAAGAACCTGCGCCGCGACTCAGGCGAATCGGCGAGAGCGCGCGTCAGGCGCCAGCCACACAAGCCGAGCAGCAGCGCCATCGTCCACAGCGCGGCGACCATCCACCAACCCTGCGCGGCACAGTTGATCACGGGGATCGGCAGCGCGAGACCCGCCGTGCAATCCTGCGCGCCGCTATAGCCGCGGACGACGGCTTCGGCGGACAGCATCGCTGCAGCGCCCGCTGCGGCCGCGGCAAAGATCGCGACGGTCCACAACGTGGGCACAGGCTTGGCGGCGCGTGTCGGCGCGGTCGTCAATTCGCCGGCGTCTCGAGATAGCGGGAGTAAGCTTCGAGATCCGCGGCGCCATTGCGCTGCTGCGCCTGCAGCCGCTCGCGCGAGGCGCGCGCGCGCCTGCGCAGGCGCACTCCCTCCGCCCATATGAGCGCTCGATGCAACGGCGGCAGAGCGACGCACGCGGCGCGCAGCGCGAGCAATGCGCTTCCCGACACCCGCGCGTGGTAGCGGTCGCGCAGCATGAGAGCCGCGGCGCGAGAGCCTTCAGCGTCGCCGCGCACCAGCGACTTGACGCTGATCTCCAAGAGCTTGCCGCGCACCTGCGCCAAAAGGCGCCGGCGCAGTTCGGCGCGCGCGGCCGCATCGATCCGCTCGTCGCCGGCCAGAGTCCGGATCATCTTCTCATAGCCGGGCACGACCGCGACCGTTTCGTTGACGGAGTTCGAACCGGGATGACTGACGTAGGCGGCGCACGGAGCGAATGAGACCAGCATGGGGAAGCGCGCCGCGACGCGCATAGCGTAGTCGAGGTCCGAAGCCGGACCCACTTCCCGATCCAGCACCCCGACCCGATCGATGGCCTCGCGCCGGAATACGATACCGGTCCACGTCGGGTGGCGGTTGCCGAGCATGCGCAGCGCGCCTTCGGGAGGTTCAAAGGTGCCCTCCCGAGGCCAGTATGCCAACGGCACGTACAGCAGCGCGCCGTCTTCGGCGAACTCGAGCGTAGAGCCCGCGAAGAGCAGCGCGTCGGGTTGCGACTCCAGCGCGGCGACCGCGGTCTCATAGAAGTTCGGGAAGAGCACGTCGTCGTCCGACAAGAACGAGAACAGCGGCGTGTCGACGGCCCGCATGCCGAAAAGGAAATTCTCGAACGCGCCGATATTCGCCGGATGGCGATGGTAGATCACCCGCGGGTCGGCGGCGGCGATGCGCGCGACGACCGCCTCGGTTTCGTCGCCCGACGCGTTATCGAAGACGCGGACGATGATGTGACGGTAGGTCTGCTCCAAAACGCTGCATATCGCGCGACGCAGCAGCGCCGGCCGGCGATACGTCGGGATGACGGTGGTGATGGTCGCCATCATGCGAAGAAGCTGACGACGCCGTCGATGACCCGGTCCGCGAACTCCGGCTTCATGTTCGAATGCAGCGGAAGCGTGAGGACCTCCGTCACGACCTTTTCGGTCACGGGGAGCTCAGCGCGCTTGGCGTCCGCGAAATACGCGTGCCGGTGCACGGGCACGAAGTGGATGCCCACGTCGATGGCGCGCTCCCTCAGATGGGCGATCAGCGCCTCGCGCTTGCCGCCGAGCACGCGCAGGCTATAAATGAAGGGCGAGACGTCGGTGAAATCGCTTGGCGGCACCCGCACGCCCGCGAGGGCTCCAAAGGCCTGGTTGTAAGCACGGCAAACGGCTTGCCGGCTATGGATGAATTCATCGACGCGCTTGATCTGCGAGACGCCGACGCTCGCCATGATGTTGGTGAGGTGATAGCGGTACCCGTCGCTGACTACGTCGTAATCCCAGGCCCGGCGATTCTTGTAACGTTCGGTCGTGTCGCGGTCCACGCCCAGCAGGCGGCGCCGCTGCAGACGGTCCCGTTCGTCCTCATCCCCCAGCACGACGCAGCCGCCGTCGATGGACGTGATGACCTTGACCGGATCGAAACTGAACGCGGCCAGGTCCCCGTAGCTGCCGATCTTCTTGCCTTCGATCGCCGTGCCGAAGGCGTGGCATGCATCTTCGATGACGCGCAGACCATGCTGCTCGGCCAGCCGGAACACTCCGGTCTGGTCGCACGGGATCCCCGCGAAATGCAAAGGTATGATGGCTTTCGTGCGCTTGCCGACGAGTTCGCCCGCAGATTCGCAGTCGATCCCCAGATCGTCGTCCCGAATGTCGCACATGACCACGTCGGCGCCCGTCAAGCGCACCGCTTGATGATCTGAGACGTAGTTGAACGACGGCGTTATGACTTCGTCCCCGGGGCCCACCCCGGCTGCGAGCAGCGCCAAGTGCAGCGCAGACGTGCCGGTGTTGGTGACCACGGCGTAACGTCCGTTCAGGCCCAGATACGCGGCGATCCGGTCCTCGAACTCCTTGGTCGTCGCCCCCATGCCGAGCCAACCGACATCGAGCGCGGCGTTGATGTGCTCTTTGGTGTCGGCTCCGATGTGCGGCGCGAAGACGGGAATCGTTTCGATGGCGCTTTAGTCCTTCACTCGACGCAAGTAGCCGCCGGGAGCGACCGTGATCAGCAGTCTCTCATCTATTCGAGCATCGGCTTCGAAGCGGTCGTCGGCCGCGAGAAACGCCTGCGTGGCCGTCATCGGGCTGTTCCCCCGGCCCCACGGCCGGTCGCCAAGCGCGCTCTCATCCATCCATTCCACCACGGTGTCCATCACGACGAGGTAGCTGCCTTTGGTGACGAGCGGAGCGTAGAGCCGCAGCTCCTCGGACACGTGAGCATGCGTGTGGTTCGAATCCAGCACGACCATCACCGGCGCTTTGCCCCGGGCGCGCTCTGCGACCTGCGCCGCGACGGCGGGATCGGTGGACGATCCTTCGATGAGCGCGATGCGTTTGGCAAGCGGATGCGCTTCGATAGCGGCCCGATTATGAGGCCGGATCTCGATGTCGACGCCGGCGACCATGCCGTCGCCGCCCAGCAGTTCGAGCATAGAGGCGAAGAACACCGTCAGCCCGCCGTGCGCGACGCCCGTCTCGACGATCAAGCGCGGCTTCACCTGCCAGACGATCTCCTGCAACGCGACGATGTCCTGCGGATACTGGATGACCGGCCGGCCCAACCAGGAGAAGTTATACGAGTAGCGATGCGCATTGAGCAGATCGAAGAAGCGTCGCGTCAAGCGCCGCAGCTCTTCATCCGAGGCCATGCGCGCGATGACCTCTGGATCGCGCGGCTCAGCGCTGCTCACGAGGCCGCTCCTTGATCTCGACTCGGATTTCGAATTCCCGGCCGCCGTCCTCAAAACGCACGGCCGGGTACGGTGGAAACGTCCGCGCGCGCATCAGGTTCAGCAAGTCGCGCGCATGGTACGATCGCCCCAGCTCGATGCGCGAGATCGCGTCCATCTCAGACGCGCGATGCGCGGTCGCGCGGTCGTCGTCTTGAGCGGCTCGCGGCACCGTGCCGGCGCGGATCTGCGGCCAGTGCTTGACGAAGAGGTCGACGATCGCTTTTTGCGCTTTGTCGTAAAGGCTGCGGCCGGTGTCTTCCCACGTGGTTTCGAGTCCGGACTGGAACGCGATCGCGCCTGAATCCACTCCGTCATCGAGCCAATGGATGGTCACGCCCGCCGGCGTCTCCTCGACGATGGACCAGAAATTCGGATTCTTCCCGCGATTGTACGGCAGCAGGCTCGGGTGGAGATTCAAGAATCCCAGGCGCGCGGCTGCGATCGTTTTCTTGGACAGCAGATGGGGCCACCACGCGCATATCCCGAGCTCGAGCTGGTAGCCCGAAAGTATCGCAGCCAAGCGATCGTTGTCGCCTTTGCCGATGACATGCGTGTCCTTCGCAGGCATTCCCAGCGCCTCGCTGATCTTGCCGTTCAAGCCATCCTCATCGGCGGCGTCCAGGAGCAGGCATGCCGGCCGTTCGCCGGATCGCCCAAGAAACGCCGCGACCTCGAGGCCGACCTTTCTAGCCGCCAGCAAAGCGAAGTTCACGTCAGCGCGCTTTCTGCGAGAAGCTGCGGTTCCGGGATGAGCGTGGCAAAGCGCCCGTTCCATCTCGCTATGCCGCGCATTTGCGCGGTGATCTCCGCGAGGATGTTCCACGGAAACACGACCACGACGTCGGGCTTTCGTTCAAAGATCTCTTCCGGGGCGAACACGGGCACGCGCACGCCTGGGATGAAGCGCCCCTGTTTATGGGGACTTCGATCGACGGTGTATTCGATGATATCCGTGCCGATTCCGCAATAGTTGAGGATCGTCGTCGCTTTCGCCGGCGCTCCGTAGCCTGCGAGCCGCATGCCCGTTCCCACGAGTCCTTCGACGAACGCTAGAATCCTGCCGCGCACGTCTCTCGTCCGCGCGCCAAACGCTTTGTAGACCGCTAGGGATCCCAAGCCTGCTGCGCGCTCGTGCGCCAGCAGTGACGCGACGCGCGCGGACGGCTTCGCGGCCGCGGCATGCTGCACGTGCACGCGCAGCGATCCGCCGTGCGTCGGCAATTCGTCGACGTCGCTCACCGTCAATCCGTGAGCGGCGAAGATGCGCGACGCGGTCATGAGCGAGAAATAGGAATAGTGCTCGTGGTAGATGGTGTCGAATTCCCCGCCTTCCAGCATGCGCAGCAGGTGCGGGAATTCGAGCGTGATCGTGCCGGCGGGCTTGAGGAGCGTGGCGAGTCCGGCGACGAAGTCGTTGACGTCGGGGACGTGAGCCAAGACGTTGTTGCAGACGATCAGGTCGGCGTTCGTGCCGGCCGTTCTCATCGCACCCGCTAGCGCAGTGCCGAAGAATTCCGGAAGCGTCGGGATGCCGCTCGCTACCGCTTCTGCCGCGACGTTCTTCGCCGGCTCGACGCCGAGCACGCGCACGCCGCGCTTTTGGAAACAGCGCAGCAAGTGCCCGTCGTTGCTGGCCACCTCCACCACCAGATCTGCAGGCCCGAGAGCCAGCTGCGCGGTCATCTGATCCGCATAGCGCCGCACATGCTCGAGCCAGCTGGTCGAATACGACGAGAAGTACGCATACTCGGAGAATATCTGCTCGCGGCTCACCACCTCCGGCACTTGCATGAGCCAGCACTTCGAGCAGACGTAGGCGCGCAAGGGGTAAAGCTCGTCGGCACGGTCGAGCCGGCTCCCGTCCACGAGCGCATTGGAAAGCGGCGACAGTCCGAGATCGAGCACGGCTTCGTCAAGCGCCGCGCCGCAAAACCTGCACCGGAGAGCCGTCGCGGACGCCTCCGGCCCCGTCATGGCACCGCGGCGACGCGCAGTCGCTCGATGTCGGCTTCGACCAGATCCCGCGGGTTCGCGCCGGCGCGTTGAGATTTGTGCCACTCGACGACCGAGCCCAACGCCGGCTCCAAAGGGATGTGCGCGCGCCAACCCAGCCGCTGCGCCGCCTTTGAAGAGTCCAGGCGCAACTCCGGCTCTTCCCGCAGGCCCGTTCCGCCATCATCGCTATGCTGCCAACTCGCGCCGTCACCCCAACGTTCGGCCAGAAAGTCGGCGAGCGCGCCCACCGGCCGTTCGTGATCTTCTGCCGGACCGAAGTTCCACGCCTCGGCGAATGGCGCTCCCTCTTCGCACAAGCGCTCGGCGAGCGTCAAGTAGCCCTCCAGCGGGTCGAGGACGTGCTGCCACGGGCGCACGGCTTTCGGATTTCGCACGCGCGCGGGCTTGCGGGCGATGAATGCGCTGATGACATCCGGCACCAAGCGATCGCGCGCCCAGTCGCCCCCGCCGATGACG
It encodes the following:
- a CDS encoding class I SAM-dependent methyltransferase, which translates into the protein MTGPEASATALRCRFCGAALDEAVLDLGLSPLSNALVDGSRLDRADELYPLRAYVCSKCWLMQVPEVVSREQIFSEYAYFSSYSTSWLEHVRRYADQMTAQLALGPADLVVEVASNDGHLLRCFQKRGVRVLGVEPAKNVAAEAVASGIPTLPEFFGTALAGAMRTAGTNADLIVCNNVLAHVPDVNDFVAGLATLLKPAGTITLEFPHLLRMLEGGEFDTIYHEHYSYFSLMTASRIFAAHGLTVSDVDELPTHGGSLRVHVQHAAAAKPSARVASLLAHERAAGLGSLAVYKAFGARTRDVRGRILAFVEGLVGTGMRLAGYGAPAKATTILNYCGIGTDIIEYTVDRSPHKQGRFIPGVRVPVFAPEEIFERKPDVVVVFPWNILAEITAQMRGIARWNGRFATLIPEPQLLAESALT